One Gemmatimonadaceae bacterium DNA window includes the following coding sequences:
- a CDS encoding acyl-CoA carboxylase subunit beta has product MTMRDKLSLLERRRAESEQGGGEARLKAQHEKGKLSARERLDLLLDEGSFVELDRFVVHRSHDFGLEKQRYYGDGVVTGHGRIDGRIVYVFSQDFTVFGGSLSEAFAEKICKIMDLAMRNGAPVIGLNDSGGARIQEGVVSLGGYADIFLRNTLASGVIPQISAILGPCAGGAVYSPAITDFTYMVRGSSYMFVTGPNVVKTVTHEDVTMEQLGGANTHSAISGVAHVAHDSEPECLQAIRDLFRFIPSNNLDDPPRGTGSDPADRRDEALLEVVPDNPNKPYDMHDVLKRVVDDGEFYEIQPEYAGNIICAFAHLGAFSVGIVANQPAVLAGVLDIAASLKAARFIRFCDAFNIPVVTFEDVPGFLPGIAQEHGGIIKHGAKLLFAYCEATVPKLTVITRKAYGGAYDVMSSKHIRGDFNVAWPTAEIAVMGPKGAVEILFRKDITASDDPAKATDEKIQEYRDKFAHPYIAAGRGYLDDIIDPRDTRPRLIEALSTLQRKRDKNPPKKHGNIPL; this is encoded by the coding sequence ATGACAATGCGGGACAAGCTCTCCCTCCTCGAGCGCCGGCGAGCAGAATCGGAGCAAGGCGGCGGCGAGGCACGCCTCAAAGCTCAACACGAGAAGGGAAAGCTCTCCGCTCGCGAGAGGCTGGATCTTCTCCTCGACGAAGGCTCATTCGTCGAGCTCGACCGCTTCGTCGTCCACCGCTCGCACGACTTCGGGCTCGAGAAGCAACGCTACTACGGGGACGGCGTAGTCACTGGCCACGGACGCATCGACGGCCGCATCGTCTACGTCTTCTCGCAGGACTTCACCGTGTTCGGTGGATCGCTCTCCGAGGCGTTCGCTGAAAAAATCTGCAAAATCATGGACCTTGCGATGCGGAACGGCGCGCCCGTTATCGGCCTCAACGATTCCGGCGGCGCACGGATACAGGAAGGGGTCGTTTCGCTCGGGGGCTACGCCGACATCTTCCTCCGCAACACCCTGGCCTCCGGCGTAATTCCGCAGATATCCGCAATACTCGGCCCTTGCGCCGGCGGGGCAGTGTACTCTCCGGCGATAACGGACTTCACGTACATGGTGCGCGGCAGCTCGTACATGTTCGTGACCGGCCCAAACGTCGTGAAGACGGTGACACACGAAGACGTGACCATGGAACAGCTCGGCGGTGCCAACACGCACTCGGCAATCTCGGGCGTCGCGCACGTCGCGCACGATTCCGAGCCCGAGTGCCTCCAGGCGATCCGTGATCTTTTTCGATTCATTCCGTCGAACAACCTCGACGATCCGCCCCGGGGCACGGGGTCCGATCCAGCCGATCGAAGAGATGAAGCTTTACTCGAGGTCGTACCGGATAACCCCAACAAACCCTATGACATGCACGACGTGCTCAAGCGCGTCGTGGACGACGGCGAATTCTACGAGATCCAGCCCGAATATGCCGGCAACATCATCTGCGCCTTCGCCCACCTGGGCGCGTTCAGCGTCGGCATCGTCGCGAATCAGCCGGCTGTGCTTGCGGGTGTCCTCGACATCGCCGCGTCACTCAAGGCGGCACGGTTCATACGGTTTTGCGACGCGTTCAACATTCCAGTTGTGACGTTCGAGGATGTCCCCGGATTTCTGCCGGGCATTGCGCAGGAGCACGGCGGAATCATCAAGCACGGAGCGAAGCTGCTCTTTGCCTACTGCGAGGCGACTGTGCCGAAGCTCACCGTCATCACGCGGAAGGCGTACGGTGGAGCGTACGACGTCATGAGCTCGAAGCACATCCGCGGCGACTTCAACGTCGCCTGGCCGACGGCCGAGATTGCGGTGATGGGACCGAAAGGCGCGGTGGAGATTCTTTTCCGGAAGGACATCACCGCCAGCGATGATCCCGCAAAAGCGACAGACGAGAAGATTCAGGAATACCGCGACAAGTTCGCGCATCCTTACATCGCCGCCGGCAGAGGCTATCTGGACGACATCATCGATCCGCGCGACACGAGGCCGCGGCTGATCGAAGCGCTGTCGACGCTTCAGCGCAAGCGCGACAAAAACCCGCCGAAGAAACACGGGAATATCCCGCTTTAG